One region of Myxococcus fulvus genomic DNA includes:
- a CDS encoding AgmX/PglI C-terminal domain-containing protein, producing the protein MAAGQELAADVDGQWLFRHGDLVLGPVSGSVIVEKLKTGELTPESPLALAGERDFHPMREVEPFKVHVALSEARARVDAAVLVEREKNHKRVLVLGGVAAGLALVLGSVGIYVARNAAVHGWFGEDEFEGIEMEAPVIRVAQARQDDEELFDYPTHGAARPNTPAGTKPTGASTGKPTALASTSRTDERRPPRPAGSVGTDPDGMEVAQQFDQSAINRVVAGNKSTLFKCFKEEAERSPGLAAKIPLEFVIGNDGKVNKLWVDNPQFKKGPLYECLLTELQKWPFRAYEGERATVGLSFNIGKRG; encoded by the coding sequence ATGGCGGCTGGACAAGAACTCGCGGCGGACGTCGATGGGCAGTGGCTCTTCCGGCATGGTGACCTGGTCCTCGGACCTGTCAGCGGCTCGGTCATCGTGGAGAAGCTCAAGACGGGAGAGTTGACCCCTGAGTCGCCGCTGGCCCTGGCCGGCGAGCGGGACTTCCATCCGATGCGCGAGGTGGAGCCCTTCAAGGTCCACGTGGCGCTCTCGGAGGCGCGCGCCCGCGTGGACGCGGCCGTCCTGGTGGAGCGGGAGAAGAACCACAAGCGCGTGCTGGTGCTCGGCGGCGTGGCCGCGGGCCTGGCGCTGGTGCTCGGCAGCGTCGGCATCTACGTGGCGCGCAACGCCGCGGTGCACGGCTGGTTCGGCGAGGACGAGTTCGAGGGCATCGAGATGGAAGCTCCCGTCATCCGCGTGGCCCAGGCCCGACAGGACGACGAGGAGCTCTTCGACTACCCCACGCACGGCGCCGCCAGGCCCAACACTCCGGCGGGCACCAAGCCGACGGGTGCCTCCACCGGCAAGCCCACCGCCCTGGCCTCCACGTCCCGGACCGACGAACGCCGGCCGCCGCGCCCCGCGGGCAGCGTGGGCACGGACCCGGACGGCATGGAGGTGGCGCAGCAGTTCGACCAGTCCGCCATCAACCGCGTCGTGGCCGGCAACAAGTCCACGCTCTTCAAGTGCTTCAAGGAAGAGGCGGAGCGCAGCCCGGGGCTCGCCGCGAAGATTCCGCTCGAGTTCGTCATCGGCAACGACGGCAAGGTCAACAAGCTCTGGGTGGACAACCCCCAGTTCAAGAAGGGCCCGCTCTACGAGTGCCTGTTGACGGAGCTGCAGAAGTGGCCGTTCCGGGCCTATGAAGGGGAGCGGGCGACCGTCGGCCTGTCCTTCAACATCGGCAAGCGGGGCTAG
- a CDS encoding molybdopterin biosynthesis protein, producing the protein MALREDQIQRYSRQILLRDVGGRGQEALLTGPSRVDATGASGMTAAAYLAGGGTPVAGVGSLTLGPWAPGFLVSAQDVGQPVPETLAREVPALNPDAANPERRGGLLAELPTAWSGEAPWVALCGDGARAGVVFRGSEGCVWCFGETVRHLGSPPDGALGVALGALGAMIFQNLRLGLAPSLGGRWLVPPGGLEEMELRRCSRCASRAEP; encoded by the coding sequence ATGGCTCTGCGTGAAGATCAGATCCAGCGCTACTCGCGGCAGATCCTCCTGCGCGACGTCGGTGGTCGAGGCCAGGAGGCGCTTCTGACGGGCCCCTCGCGCGTGGATGCCACGGGCGCCTCGGGGATGACGGCGGCGGCGTACCTGGCCGGAGGTGGCACCCCGGTCGCGGGCGTGGGCTCGTTGACCCTGGGCCCATGGGCCCCCGGCTTCCTGGTGTCGGCCCAGGACGTGGGGCAGCCCGTCCCGGAGACGCTGGCCCGCGAGGTCCCCGCGCTGAACCCGGACGCCGCGAACCCCGAGCGCAGGGGCGGCCTGCTGGCGGAGCTGCCCACGGCCTGGAGCGGAGAGGCCCCCTGGGTGGCCCTCTGCGGCGACGGCGCGAGGGCCGGCGTCGTGTTTCGCGGAAGCGAGGGCTGTGTCTGGTGCTTCGGCGAGACGGTGCGGCACCTCGGCTCGCCGCCCGATGGCGCGCTGGGCGTGGCGCTCGGGGCCCTGGGCGCGATGATCTTCCAGAACCTCCGCCTGGGCCTGGCCCCCTCACTGGGCGGCCGCTGGCTGGTGCCTCCGGGAGGCCTGGAGGAGATGGAGCTGCGTCGCTGCTCGCGCTGCGCCTCTCGCGCCGAGCCGTGA
- a CDS encoding tRNA pseudouridine synthase A produces the protein MLTSTSKRIPVALWIWYRGGNFRGFQRQTEGPTVQEALETALRAVGVPASVMPSGRTDRGVHARMQVVSVRLEAGDSPESLAKRLPEHLTPGLGLCLVRRPQGFHAQWSASGKAYRYRLRLGGPRTEDWAPYSLDVPGEPGLLGRGASVTPERVAELLARAQGTRDFIAFHEKSSPQKPRTLESATLHERGGGLYEVRLVGDGFARYQVRYLVGGALKVAAGLLPEEAWHAALETGAAMEGFKAPAHGLMLWEVHYPPKVDPFTAPERLHPPGLPPESPFSE, from the coding sequence GTGCTCACTTCGACCTCCAAGCGGATTCCCGTCGCACTGTGGATCTGGTACCGCGGCGGAAACTTCCGCGGCTTCCAGCGCCAGACGGAGGGCCCCACCGTCCAGGAGGCGCTCGAGACGGCGCTGCGGGCGGTGGGCGTCCCGGCCTCGGTGATGCCCTCGGGGCGGACGGACCGGGGCGTCCATGCCCGCATGCAGGTGGTGAGCGTCCGCCTGGAGGCCGGGGATTCGCCCGAGTCACTGGCCAAGCGGCTCCCGGAGCACCTGACGCCGGGGCTCGGGCTGTGCCTGGTCCGCCGACCCCAGGGCTTCCATGCCCAGTGGAGCGCCAGCGGCAAGGCGTACCGGTACCGGCTGCGGCTGGGGGGCCCCCGGACGGAGGACTGGGCACCCTACTCGCTCGACGTGCCCGGCGAGCCGGGGCTCCTGGGCCGAGGGGCCAGCGTGACACCCGAGCGGGTGGCGGAGCTGCTCGCCAGGGCCCAGGGCACGCGGGACTTCATCGCCTTCCATGAGAAGTCCAGTCCCCAGAAGCCGCGCACGCTGGAGTCCGCCACCCTGCACGAGCGGGGCGGAGGGCTGTACGAGGTGCGGCTGGTCGGGGACGGCTTTGCTCGCTACCAGGTGCGCTATCTGGTGGGGGGCGCGCTCAAGGTGGCGGCGGGGCTGTTGCCGGAGGAGGCGTGGCACGCGGCCCTGGAGACGGGGGCGGCCATGGAGGGCTTCAAGGCGCCCGCTCACGGCCTGATGCTCTGGGAGGTCCACTACCCTCCGAAGGTGGATCCCTTCACGGCCCCAGAGCGTCTCCACCCTCCGGGGTTGCCGCCGGAGTCACCCTTCTCGGAGTGA
- a CDS encoding ribbon-helix-helix domain-containing protein: protein MELNPRLTSVVFRLNREKLDALKELSRSTRIRQSEYLREAISDLLAKYEERLVD, encoded by the coding sequence TTGGAACTGAATCCCCGCCTCACCTCAGTGGTCTTCCGGCTGAACCGCGAGAAGCTCGACGCCCTGAAGGAGCTGTCGCGCTCCACGCGCATCCGCCAGAGCGAGTACCTCCGGGAGGCCATCTCGGATCTGCTGGCGAAGTACGAGGAGCGGCTCGTCGATTGA
- the cysC gene encoding adenylyl-sulfate kinase gives MASNTGFTLWLTGMSGTGKTTTAAYIAARLRQVGRHVEILDEGELADELWAGLGDSKDERNVIAGRLGFVANVLTRNGVAALVPCVSPYKAKREENRRAIGRYVEVYVDCPTEKLIERDSTGRYKKALNGEIPNFIGITEPYEPPTSPEVTIHSDVESVEDGAAKIFQSLLDLGYMSTEELKIITGKKMKANPLPAKGEKAEKPEKNGGAKARRAEEPKPAVVAKAKPAKADKGAKSRPATRAARVGKPASPAKKPAAKSKAR, from the coding sequence ATGGCCTCCAACACTGGATTCACCCTCTGGCTGACCGGCATGTCCGGTACGGGGAAGACCACCACGGCCGCGTACATCGCGGCGCGGCTCCGTCAGGTGGGCCGTCACGTGGAGATTCTCGACGAGGGTGAGCTCGCCGATGAGCTGTGGGCGGGGCTGGGCGACTCGAAGGACGAGCGCAATGTCATCGCGGGCCGGCTCGGCTTCGTGGCGAACGTGCTGACGCGCAACGGCGTCGCGGCGCTGGTGCCCTGCGTGAGCCCGTACAAGGCGAAGCGTGAGGAGAACCGCCGCGCCATCGGCCGGTACGTGGAGGTCTACGTCGACTGCCCCACCGAGAAGCTCATCGAGCGCGACAGCACGGGCCGCTACAAGAAGGCGCTCAACGGGGAGATCCCCAACTTCATCGGCATCACCGAGCCGTACGAGCCGCCCACGTCGCCGGAGGTCACCATCCACTCGGACGTCGAGTCGGTGGAGGACGGCGCCGCGAAGATCTTCCAGTCGCTCCTGGACCTCGGCTACATGTCCACCGAGGAGCTGAAGATCATCACCGGCAAGAAGATGAAGGCCAACCCGCTGCCGGCCAAGGGCGAGAAGGCCGAGAAGCCGGAGAAGAACGGCGGGGCGAAGGCGCGTCGCGCGGAGGAGCCGAAGCCGGCCGTCGTGGCGAAGGCCAAGCCCGCGAAGGCGGACAAGGGCGCCAAGTCCCGTCCCGCCACGCGCGCGGCCCGGGTGGGCAAGCCCGCCAGCCCCGCGAAGAAGCCGGCGGCGAAGAGCAAGGCTCGCTGA
- a CDS encoding M67 family metallopeptidase — MRTQVLRHLEASYPLEGCGVILASSDSARVLPLRNVSPMPAVAYAFEPHEWLQVCLQAESSGERITAVFHSHVDAPPTFSLEDAAWAAPSGHPLLPGVSYLIASVHRGCVTCVCEYEWNGGEFRTRQV, encoded by the coding sequence GTGCGCACGCAGGTGCTCCGCCATCTGGAGGCGTCCTACCCACTGGAGGGCTGTGGCGTGATCCTGGCGTCGTCCGATTCCGCCCGGGTCCTCCCCCTGCGCAACGTGTCCCCGATGCCCGCCGTGGCCTACGCCTTCGAGCCCCACGAGTGGTTGCAGGTGTGCCTCCAGGCCGAGTCGAGCGGCGAGCGGATCACCGCCGTCTTCCACTCACATGTCGACGCGCCTCCCACCTTTTCCCTGGAAGACGCAGCCTGGGCGGCCCCGTCAGGCCATCCGCTGCTACCGGGAGTTTCCTATCTCATCGCATCCGTACACCGAGGCTGTGTCACCTGCGTGTGTGAGTACGAGTGGAATGGGGGAGAATTTCGAACGCGACAGGTTTGA
- the clpX gene encoding ATP-dependent Clp protease ATP-binding subunit ClpX, whose amino-acid sequence MKKEHHVNLSCSFCGKSQREVRKLIAGPTVYICDECIKLCNDIIADENEREEGKPQVSLPTPSEIKAFLDDYVIGQDQAKKVLSVAVYNHYKRIYQKKPTSRPRPGVKSPSGEEVELSKSNILLIGPTGSGKTLLAQSLARFLNVPFTIADATSLTEAGYVGEDVENIIQNLLHNADYDVEKAARGIVYIDEIDKIARKGDMPSATRDVGGEGVQQALLKIIEGTRANVTPRGGKKYNQQEYVQVDTTNILFICGGAFHGIDGVIKRRVGEKGLGFGAKITHREERSVGELLALTEPEDLMKFGMIPEFIGRLPMIATLNDLKEEDLVIILAQPKNALVKQYQKLFEMEKVKLTFTKEALRAIAREAMRRHSGARGLRAILEDAMLEIMYDVPFREGVKECKITETVITRHEPPQLVMEKEKKTA is encoded by the coding sequence GTGAAGAAGGAGCACCACGTCAACCTGTCCTGCTCGTTCTGCGGAAAATCGCAGCGCGAGGTCCGCAAGCTCATTGCGGGACCGACGGTCTACATCTGCGATGAGTGCATCAAGCTCTGTAACGACATCATCGCGGACGAGAACGAGCGAGAGGAGGGCAAGCCCCAGGTCAGCTTGCCGACGCCTTCGGAAATCAAGGCGTTCCTCGACGATTACGTCATTGGTCAGGACCAGGCGAAGAAGGTCCTGTCCGTAGCGGTCTACAACCACTACAAGCGCATCTACCAGAAGAAGCCCACCTCCCGTCCGCGCCCCGGCGTGAAGAGTCCGTCGGGCGAGGAGGTGGAGCTGAGCAAGAGCAACATCCTGCTCATCGGGCCCACGGGCTCGGGCAAGACGCTGCTCGCCCAGTCGCTGGCGCGCTTCCTCAACGTCCCGTTCACCATCGCGGATGCCACCAGCCTCACCGAGGCCGGCTACGTGGGTGAGGACGTCGAGAACATCATCCAGAACCTGCTCCACAACGCCGATTACGACGTGGAGAAGGCGGCGCGCGGCATCGTCTACATCGACGAGATCGACAAGATCGCCCGCAAGGGTGACATGCCCAGCGCCACCCGCGACGTCGGCGGCGAGGGCGTGCAGCAGGCGCTCTTGAAGATCATCGAGGGCACGCGCGCCAACGTCACCCCGCGGGGAGGCAAGAAGTACAACCAGCAGGAGTACGTCCAGGTCGACACGACGAACATCCTGTTCATCTGCGGCGGCGCGTTCCATGGCATCGACGGCGTCATCAAGCGCCGCGTGGGCGAGAAGGGCCTGGGCTTTGGCGCGAAGATCACCCACCGCGAGGAGCGCAGCGTGGGTGAGCTGCTCGCGCTGACGGAGCCGGAGGACCTGATGAAGTTCGGGATGATTCCCGAGTTCATCGGCCGCCTGCCGATGATCGCCACGCTGAACGACTTGAAGGAAGAGGACCTGGTCATCATCCTCGCCCAGCCGAAGAACGCGCTGGTGAAGCAGTACCAGAAGCTCTTCGAGATGGAGAAGGTGAAGCTCACCTTCACGAAGGAGGCGCTGCGCGCCATCGCCCGCGAGGCGATGCGCCGTCACTCCGGAGCGCGCGGCCTGCGCGCCATCCTCGAGGACGCCATGCTGGAGATCATGTACGACGTGCCGTTCCGCGAGGGCGTCAAGGAGTGCAAGATCACCGAGACGGTCATCACCCGCCACGAGCCGCCTCAGCTCGTGATGGAGAAGGAGAAGAAGACGGCCTAG
- the larE gene encoding ATP-dependent sacrificial sulfur transferase LarE, giving the protein MLSPERIQALCESSRPKLEAMRAALRTHGSALVAFSGGVDSTFVLKIAVEELGEKALALTALSASVAPEEAEEARALATKLGARHVVVSSNELANPSYAANPTNRCYFCKTELYDLCEARRQELGLAVVLDGFNADDFKDHRPGHKAAREHAVESPLAAAGLTKEEIRAWSQALGLPTWDKPQMACLASRIPYGTSVTRERLLQIASAESELRKLGFRQFRVRYHGEVARLEVAAEEYERFLVADVRQRINTAFLALGFKFVALDLEPFRSGRMNEAAGVTKPATPSFALPVVS; this is encoded by the coding sequence ATGCTGAGCCCCGAGCGAATCCAAGCCCTGTGTGAGTCGTCGCGCCCCAAGCTCGAGGCCATGCGGGCCGCGCTGCGCACCCATGGCAGCGCGCTGGTGGCGTTCTCGGGCGGGGTCGACTCCACCTTCGTGCTGAAGATCGCCGTGGAGGAGCTGGGCGAGAAGGCCCTGGCGCTGACGGCGCTGTCGGCGTCCGTGGCCCCCGAGGAGGCGGAGGAGGCGAGGGCGCTGGCGACGAAGCTGGGCGCCCGGCACGTGGTGGTGAGCAGCAACGAGCTGGCGAACCCCTCGTACGCGGCCAACCCCACCAACCGGTGCTACTTCTGCAAGACGGAGCTGTACGACCTCTGCGAGGCGCGGCGCCAGGAGCTGGGGCTGGCGGTGGTGCTGGACGGCTTCAACGCGGACGACTTCAAGGACCACCGTCCCGGGCACAAGGCGGCGCGGGAGCACGCCGTCGAGTCTCCGCTCGCCGCGGCGGGCCTGACGAAGGAGGAGATCCGCGCGTGGAGCCAGGCCCTGGGGCTGCCGACGTGGGACAAGCCGCAGATGGCGTGCCTGGCGTCGCGAATCCCCTATGGGACGTCGGTGACACGCGAGCGGCTGTTGCAGATCGCCTCCGCCGAGTCGGAGCTGCGCAAGCTGGGCTTCCGGCAGTTCCGCGTGCGCTACCACGGCGAGGTGGCGCGGCTGGAGGTGGCGGCGGAGGAGTACGAGCGCTTCCTCGTGGCCGACGTGCGCCAGAGGATCAACACCGCGTTCCTGGCGCTGGGGTTCAAGTTCGTGGCGTTGGATCTGGAGCCGTTCCGCTCGGGCCGGATGAACGAGGCCGCCGGCGTGACGAAGCCCGCGACGCCGAGCTTCGCGCTGCCCGTGGTGAGCTGA